A genome region from Labilibaculum antarcticum includes the following:
- a CDS encoding tetratricopeptide repeat protein, whose amino-acid sequence MPRIILFILFLFSFTSFELSAQLNTENIFDKGRSAIYFDDYTEAITKFNDIIRVKPYLPEPFFFRGLAKSQLEDFNGAIVDYTKALELNPNYTFAYLYRGIAKYQLKNFNGALQDFEKALEFKPNNADIFFSKANSLAALNKFKEADANYSKAIQIDPELMGAYLNRSIVRDNLGDIDGAIQDCNKAVQLNEFSADAFGNRGYLKFKKKEYEEAIKDYDRALKISPENTRVLMSRGIANYEFKNPKGALEDYNKVLELDPNNAHCYYNRALLKSEIGDYDSAIEDFNNVLEMNPDNMLIYFNRGFVKMDIGNLQGAIADYTTAIKIYPDFAKAYLARSSAKRQLNNIEGSIQDRNQALLIIERYKKMKSEGAMSAFVDTTENFQKLIDLNSRESFTEDIIKGRVQDKYVTIQLENNFHITHLDLDTLRAGKVQYYDQAIMKYNQQQNYNPAFTIDNRHFRYPKKVIDKQIANANSQIEKNNPNGYFHRGVYYLLDKKYNDAIEDFSLAIEKNSNFSFAYFNRANASAAMTDYIQSFGETGEALLNLRPKQKKNEKENEIIVDYSSAIADYTKAIQLNPSFLFSIYNRGNAYAKSKQFKKAIADYDWVIQLDPNFTEAYYNRGLIYLFLDQTDLAYEDLSKAGELGLLDAYNVIKRYCNKD is encoded by the coding sequence ATGCCCCGAATAATTCTTTTTATTCTCTTCCTGTTTAGCTTCACCTCTTTCGAACTTAGCGCACAATTAAATACCGAAAATATTTTTGATAAAGGTAGAAGTGCAATCTATTTTGATGATTATACCGAAGCAATCACAAAGTTCAATGATATTATTAGGGTGAAACCATATCTTCCTGAGCCTTTTTTTTTCAGAGGACTTGCAAAATCACAACTTGAAGATTTCAACGGAGCTATTGTTGATTACACAAAAGCCCTGGAATTAAATCCAAATTACACGTTTGCTTATCTCTATCGAGGCATCGCAAAATATCAATTAAAAAATTTCAACGGAGCTCTGCAGGATTTTGAAAAAGCTCTGGAATTTAAACCGAACAATGCAGATATCTTTTTCAGTAAAGCGAATAGTTTAGCTGCTCTTAATAAATTTAAGGAAGCCGATGCCAATTACTCAAAAGCCATACAAATAGATCCTGAATTAATGGGTGCTTATCTTAACAGATCAATTGTTCGTGACAATTTGGGAGATATTGATGGCGCCATTCAGGATTGCAATAAAGCCGTTCAGCTAAACGAATTTTCGGCAGATGCATTTGGAAACAGAGGTTATTTAAAATTCAAGAAAAAAGAATACGAAGAAGCAATTAAAGATTACGACCGGGCTCTTAAAATTTCACCTGAAAACACTCGGGTTTTAATGAGTAGAGGTATTGCTAATTATGAATTTAAAAACCCTAAAGGTGCTCTTGAAGATTATAATAAAGTACTGGAATTAGATCCAAATAATGCGCATTGCTATTACAACAGAGCTTTACTAAAATCAGAAATTGGCGATTACGACTCGGCCATAGAGGATTTTAATAACGTTTTAGAAATGAATCCTGATAACATGCTTATCTATTTTAACAGAGGTTTTGTTAAAATGGACATTGGCAATTTACAAGGTGCTATTGCTGATTACACAACTGCAATTAAAATTTATCCTGATTTTGCAAAAGCGTACTTAGCAAGATCCTCAGCAAAACGTCAATTGAATAACATTGAAGGTTCTATACAAGATAGAAATCAGGCTTTGTTGATTATCGAACGCTATAAAAAAATGAAAAGCGAAGGTGCTATGTCTGCCTTTGTTGACACAACCGAGAATTTCCAAAAATTAATTGACTTAAATTCCCGGGAATCATTTACCGAGGACATTATTAAAGGTCGTGTTCAAGATAAATATGTTACTATTCAATTAGAGAATAATTTTCACATCACTCATTTAGACCTAGATACCTTGAGAGCCGGTAAGGTTCAATATTACGATCAGGCAATCATGAAATACAATCAACAGCAAAATTACAATCCTGCATTTACAATCGATAACAGGCATTTTAGATATCCCAAAAAAGTAATCGACAAACAAATTGCGAATGCCAATTCTCAAATTGAAAAAAACAATCCAAATGGATACTTCCACAGAGGAGTTTACTATTTATTAGATAAAAAATATAATGATGCAATTGAGGATTTTAGTCTTGCCATTGAAAAAAACAGCAATTTTAGTTTTGCCTATTTCAATCGTGCTAATGCATCTGCGGCTATGACAGATTATATTCAATCCTTTGGTGAAACAGGAGAAGCATTACTTAATCTTAGACCGAAACAAAAGAAAAATGAAAAGGAAAATGAGATAATTGTAGATTACAGTAGTGCTATTGCTGATTATACAAAAGCAATACAACTTAATCCATCCTTTCTATTTTCCATATATAATCGAGGTAATGCGTACGCTAAATCGAAACAATTCAAGAAGGCTATTGCCGATTACGATTGGGTGATTCAATTGGATCCTAATTTCACCGAGGCCTATTATAACCGAGGTTTAATCTATTTATTTCTTGATCAGACAGATTTGGCTTACGAAGATTTAAGCAAGGCAGGTGAATTGGGCTTGCTTGATGCTTACAACGTAATTAAAAGATATTGCAATAAAGACTAG
- a CDS encoding cytidylate kinase-like family protein, which yields MNNILLKYMENRFQPKIIDPKKGFFGEGPVITISRECGCTAINVANMMAEKLTAKTGNRWTCITKEILEYSAKELNLAPGKIEYVFNSMEKTTWDEILGAFSNKYYQSDRKIKKTIADVVRGFACRGNCIIIGRGGVVLTQGIQRSFHIKLQAPLEWRAAQLQEIYQSSMKDMLSYANEIDKKREILRNYFNKKPLLDTTFDVVYNAKNLSDEMIAEASINLIEMKGVLGKQIVMG from the coding sequence ATGAACAATATTCTGTTAAAGTACATGGAGAACCGGTTTCAACCCAAAATAATTGATCCTAAAAAAGGTTTTTTTGGTGAGGGACCAGTAATCACTATCTCTCGTGAGTGTGGTTGTACGGCGATTAATGTTGCCAATATGATGGCCGAAAAGCTCACTGCAAAAACGGGTAATAGATGGACTTGCATAACCAAGGAGATTCTTGAATACTCAGCGAAAGAATTGAATTTAGCACCAGGAAAAATTGAATATGTATTTAATTCCATGGAGAAAACAACTTGGGATGAAATTCTCGGAGCATTTTCAAATAAATATTATCAAAGTGATCGGAAAATAAAGAAGACCATTGCCGACGTAGTGAGAGGTTTTGCCTGCAGAGGGAATTGTATTATTATTGGTAGAGGAGGAGTTGTTCTTACTCAGGGTATTCAACGATCGTTTCATATAAAGTTGCAGGCTCCACTTGAATGGAGAGCTGCACAGTTGCAAGAAATATATCAATCGAGTATGAAAGATATGCTGTCTTATGCAAATGAAATTGATAAGAAAAGAGAAATTCTACGAAATTATTTTAATAAGAAACCTCTTCTCGACACCACTTTTGATGTTGTTTATAATGCGAAGAATTTATCAGACGAGATGATCGCTGAGGCTAGTATTAATTTAATAGAAATGAAAGGAGTACTTGGCAAACAAATTGTAATGGGCTAA
- a CDS encoding C1 family peptidase, whose protein sequence is MMKIKFLSVLLLATSMLLSTAVKAEKKEKKEEKKEGYVFTDVKRLPATSVKNQHRSGTCWSFAGLSFIESEMIRMGKPETDLSEMFVVYNCYSDKSVKHVRLNGKFNFGGGGAFHDVTYVMKNYGIVPETVYKGLNYGEEGHTHGELDAVLNDYVEAVIKNKNKKLTTVWHKGFDGILDAYLGDLPTKFDYEGKEYTPKSFASDFVGVNPDDYIEISSYTHHPFYEKFIIEVPDNWLWDEVYNVPMNEMMEIMEGAIMNGYTIGWASDVSEKGFAYKKGVAIVPEVDTKNMSDSEISKWENLSKKEKDGKLFEFDEPGTEKVITQEMRQKAFDNYNTTDDHGMHIVGISKDQKDNKYFIVKNSWGTDNNPYDGYFYASYPFVAYKTMSFMIHKDALSKEMKKKLGL, encoded by the coding sequence ATGATGAAAATTAAATTTCTTAGCGTATTGCTTTTAGCGACTAGCATGTTACTGTCTACCGCAGTTAAAGCAGAGAAAAAAGAAAAAAAAGAGGAGAAGAAAGAAGGTTATGTTTTTACTGATGTTAAAAGATTACCTGCTACTTCTGTAAAAAATCAGCACAGATCTGGTACTTGTTGGTCTTTTGCGGGTTTATCATTTATCGAATCAGAAATGATTAGAATGGGAAAACCAGAAACTGATTTGTCGGAAATGTTTGTGGTTTACAACTGCTATTCAGATAAATCTGTGAAGCATGTAAGATTAAATGGAAAGTTTAACTTCGGTGGCGGAGGCGCATTTCACGATGTAACTTACGTGATGAAAAATTATGGGATTGTTCCTGAAACTGTTTATAAAGGCTTAAATTATGGTGAAGAAGGACACACACATGGGGAGCTGGATGCTGTTTTGAACGATTATGTTGAGGCGGTTATTAAGAATAAAAACAAAAAACTCACAACTGTTTGGCACAAAGGCTTTGATGGTATATTAGACGCTTATTTAGGCGATCTCCCAACCAAGTTTGATTACGAAGGAAAGGAATATACTCCAAAATCATTTGCGAGCGATTTTGTTGGTGTAAATCCTGATGATTACATCGAAATTTCATCTTATACTCACCATCCTTTTTACGAAAAATTCATTATTGAGGTACCGGATAACTGGTTGTGGGATGAAGTGTATAATGTACCAATGAACGAAATGATGGAAATCATGGAAGGTGCAATTATGAATGGCTACACAATTGGTTGGGCTTCGGATGTAAGCGAAAAAGGTTTTGCATACAAAAAAGGAGTTGCTATTGTTCCAGAAGTTGATACAAAGAACATGTCAGATTCTGAAATTTCGAAATGGGAGAATCTTTCGAAAAAAGAAAAAGATGGTAAATTATTTGAATTTGATGAGCCTGGGACTGAAAAAGTTATTACTCAGGAAATGCGTCAGAAAGCATTCGATAATTACAACACTACAGATGATCATGGAATGCATATTGTTGGAATCTCAAAAGATCAAAAAGACAACAAATATTTCATCGTGAAAAATTCATGGGGAACTGATAATAATCCTTACGATGGGTATTTTTATGCTTCTTATCCGTTTGTTGCATACAAAACAATGTCTTTCATGATTCATAAAGATGCATTGTCTAAAGAAATGAAAAAGAAATTAGGCTTGTAA
- a CDS encoding porin family protein, whose protein sequence is MKKIFLVAVICMFSSALFAQLSSPINFGLHAGLVSTKTDADTGSFADVKEKADNGMMIGAFLRVNLNKWYLQPELNYVSRKSQLEVLGESYDIKTKSLDIPILLGYKIVKLPAFKLRAFAGPVASFKIDDSFKSTLGEVDEDFNGAVWNAKVGAGVDVWKLTLDVDYEFGLSDVSSEFLKKNKMVNVTLGFKIF, encoded by the coding sequence ATGAAAAAGATTTTTTTAGTTGCAGTAATCTGTATGTTTTCAAGCGCTTTATTCGCACAATTGTCTTCGCCTATAAATTTTGGTTTACACGCAGGATTGGTGAGTACAAAAACTGATGCTGATACAGGAAGTTTTGCAGATGTTAAGGAAAAAGCGGATAACGGAATGATGATTGGTGCTTTTCTTCGAGTTAATTTAAACAAATGGTATTTACAGCCTGAGTTGAATTATGTATCTAGAAAATCGCAATTGGAAGTTCTAGGAGAATCGTATGATATTAAAACGAAAAGTTTAGATATACCTATTTTATTGGGGTATAAAATTGTAAAATTACCTGCTTTCAAGTTACGTGCATTTGCTGGTCCTGTTGCATCCTTTAAAATTGACGATAGTTTTAAATCTACTCTTGGTGAGGTTGATGAAGATTTTAATGGTGCTGTTTGGAATGCAAAAGTAGGTGCTGGTGTTGATGTTTGGAAATTGACATTAGATGTTGATTATGAGTTTGGTTTATCGGATGTTTCTTCGGAATTCTTAAAAAAGAATAAAATGGTAAATGTAACCTTAGGATTTAAAATCTTCTAG
- a CDS encoding ATP-binding protein, with protein MSLSPAKKVELLKTLDFLAELDASTCHFLAGIVDEVDVAKGETIFSKGDIGGAVFIIVNGCVQIHDEGHIFIELQEGKSFGEYALTNTETRTASASAKSNSILLRCTDDHIKQLEDEFDIQIIDTILLPLQNIRKRMVLKDILEEELTQQKRTVEKQRKELESLNATKDKFFSIIAHDLKNPFASLIGASDLLVDNADELSKEQIKTFSGIINQSARQAYSLLENLLTWSRMQTGSMALKPKEIDLWDLVNEVVILHTGSAENKEINLEAVVDEDLKIVADPNMINTVVRNLVSNAIKFTPIGGNITVSSHITETNVEIWVTDTGVGIDPDGQKKLFRIDEQLIKSGTENESGTGLGLILCKEFIEMHNGLIWVESELGKGSSFRFSIPL; from the coding sequence ATGTCACTTAGCCCGGCAAAAAAGGTGGAACTTTTAAAAACTCTTGATTTCCTTGCGGAACTGGATGCTTCAACTTGCCATTTTTTAGCGGGTATTGTTGATGAGGTAGACGTTGCGAAAGGAGAGACCATATTTTCAAAGGGAGATATAGGTGGAGCCGTTTTTATAATTGTAAATGGTTGTGTTCAGATTCATGATGAAGGACATATTTTTATTGAGCTTCAGGAAGGGAAGAGTTTTGGCGAATATGCATTAACAAATACAGAAACCCGAACAGCTTCGGCAAGTGCGAAAAGTAATTCGATTCTTCTTCGATGTACCGATGATCATATTAAACAGCTTGAAGATGAATTCGATATTCAAATAATTGATACCATTCTTCTTCCCCTCCAAAATATTCGAAAAAGGATGGTGCTGAAAGATATTCTGGAGGAAGAATTGACGCAGCAGAAACGGACTGTAGAAAAGCAGCGGAAAGAATTGGAGAGTTTGAATGCAACTAAAGACAAATTTTTCTCGATTATTGCTCACGATTTGAAAAATCCGTTTGCTTCATTAATCGGAGCGTCTGATTTATTGGTTGATAATGCAGATGAATTATCTAAGGAACAAATAAAAACTTTTTCAGGAATCATCAACCAATCTGCACGACAAGCCTATAGTTTATTAGAGAATCTGTTAACATGGTCGAGAATGCAGACAGGTTCGATGGCCTTGAAGCCAAAAGAAATTGATTTGTGGGATTTGGTTAACGAGGTGGTCATATTACACACTGGAAGTGCAGAAAATAAAGAAATAAATTTGGAAGCTGTTGTCGATGAGGATTTAAAGATTGTTGCAGATCCAAACATGATTAATACCGTAGTTCGAAATTTGGTATCGAATGCCATTAAATTTACTCCAATTGGCGGGAATATTACTGTTTCATCTCATATCACAGAAACGAATGTTGAGATTTGGGTTACAGATACTGGTGTAGGGATCGATCCTGATGGACAGAAGAAGTTATTTCGCATTGACGAACAATTGATTAAATCAGGAACCGAGAATGAAAGCGGAACTGGTCTTGGTTTAATTTTGTGCAAAGAGTTTATCGAAATGCACAATGGATTGATTTGGGTAGAGAGTGAATTGGGAAAAGGTAGTTCTTTTCGATTTTCAATTCCATTATAG
- a CDS encoding ABC transporter substrate binding protein has protein sequence MRYLNYIIFSLLLFISINGYSIERKKILVLHSYHQGLKWTDNVNRGIQEVMDSLGNKFELDYEYLDTKRNPSAEYLNKIIELYDLKLQREKHDAIIVCDNNALSFVKDHGGKYFKNTPIVFCGINHYRDGLIEGMTNITGVAEEVDWDGAIDLILKTRPKTKHLVVINDGKTTTAKLNKLIMLDLEKKYKSKLQFVYFEDQTVHEVEENIKNIKGDTCILLLTFNKDKNGKFISYQDDLDLFVPQSKVPVFITWNFYTSDGVLGGKVVSGRLHGKMAATMIDKIVSGTPADSIPIYRKPLDRYVVNFNELKRFGIDKDVLPDDALLVNAPQSFYSENKEWIQVIGGITFCAALIILVLSRAILRRIRAERALIIEQNRLKISVKHERLIGLIGRLLNASDDFKNVLDDVLKLMTEELNVARISLFSLMDSTNTGIIIKSRISLKGKNIKDVNQFYFSEIDEIISRVKMNKSIVSHDLSNLTEKEQEYYRKRNIGAVVLLPVMVENQVAGLMGFAQNKTHVWTRDEISIFFSTVNMIANAWERNSLMNDRIEAEQKNVEALRMLEESSRMASIGVMAAGITHEINQPLNAIKITADSVLFWQKRNPGQLPEMFTRKIQTISEGTSRIDSIIKHMRTFWEKPHVSEEETVDMVEGVNRSLSMVKRQVYDHSIELIENLPKNSIHVYANYIQFEQIVVNLIVNSIYSLDKVHKENKRIKLNLYQDSKHGVLEIHDNGTGIESSIREKIYDPLFTTKGNESGSGLGMAIVKTFIDRFQGEISDYNNEDGGASFILRFKLKNPEAN, from the coding sequence ATGAGGTATTTAAACTACATCATTTTCTCTTTACTTTTATTCATATCGATAAATGGATATTCGATTGAACGAAAGAAAATTCTTGTTTTGCATTCTTATCATCAGGGATTAAAATGGACTGATAATGTCAATCGTGGTATTCAAGAGGTGATGGATTCTTTGGGCAATAAGTTTGAATTGGACTACGAGTATCTAGACACCAAAAGGAATCCCTCAGCTGAGTATCTGAATAAAATAATAGAATTATACGATTTAAAATTACAGCGAGAGAAGCACGATGCGATTATAGTTTGCGACAATAATGCTTTGTCTTTTGTGAAAGATCACGGCGGTAAGTACTTCAAAAACACGCCAATAGTATTTTGCGGGATTAATCATTATCGGGATGGTCTAATTGAAGGGATGACCAATATTACAGGAGTGGCTGAGGAGGTTGATTGGGATGGAGCAATTGATCTGATTTTAAAGACTCGGCCAAAAACAAAGCATCTGGTTGTAATTAACGATGGCAAGACTACTACAGCAAAGTTGAATAAGCTTATAATGCTCGATTTGGAAAAAAAATACAAATCGAAACTTCAGTTTGTGTATTTTGAAGATCAGACTGTTCATGAGGTTGAGGAAAATATTAAAAATATTAAAGGAGATACATGTATATTGCTGTTGACATTTAATAAAGATAAAAATGGCAAATTCATAAGTTATCAGGATGATTTAGATTTATTTGTTCCGCAAAGTAAAGTGCCAGTATTCATTACCTGGAATTTTTATACTAGTGATGGCGTTTTAGGAGGGAAAGTTGTTAGCGGGCGTCTTCATGGAAAAATGGCTGCCACAATGATTGATAAGATTGTATCAGGAACACCTGCTGATTCAATTCCTATTTATCGAAAACCATTAGACAGGTATGTTGTTAATTTTAATGAACTAAAGCGTTTTGGAATTGATAAAGATGTGTTGCCTGATGATGCATTACTTGTAAATGCACCTCAATCCTTTTATAGTGAGAATAAAGAATGGATTCAGGTGATAGGAGGAATTACATTTTGTGCGGCTCTTATTATTTTGGTGTTATCAAGAGCTATATTGAGACGAATTAGAGCAGAAAGGGCGTTGATTATTGAACAAAACCGTTTGAAAATATCAGTAAAACATGAGCGATTAATAGGTTTAATTGGGCGCTTATTAAATGCATCCGACGATTTTAAGAATGTATTGGATGATGTTTTAAAGTTGATGACTGAAGAGCTAAATGTTGCAAGGATTAGTTTGTTTTCATTAATGGATTCAACCAATACTGGGATTATAATCAAAAGTCGGATTTCTTTAAAAGGGAAAAATATAAAAGATGTTAATCAGTTTTATTTTTCAGAAATCGATGAAATTATCTCGAGGGTTAAGATGAATAAAAGTATTGTTTCCCATGATTTATCAAATTTGACTGAGAAAGAACAGGAATATTACAGAAAACGAAATATTGGTGCTGTTGTTTTGCTTCCTGTAATGGTCGAAAATCAGGTGGCTGGCTTAATGGGGTTTGCTCAAAATAAAACACATGTCTGGACTAGAGATGAGATAAGTATCTTCTTTTCAACCGTAAATATGATAGCCAATGCCTGGGAACGAAATTCTTTAATGAATGATCGGATTGAGGCAGAACAAAAGAATGTTGAGGCTTTAAGAATGCTCGAGGAATCGTCTCGCATGGCTTCAATTGGTGTGATGGCTGCAGGAATTACACATGAAATAAATCAGCCGTTAAACGCGATTAAAATAACTGCGGATAGTGTGTTGTTTTGGCAAAAACGAAACCCGGGACAGCTTCCTGAAATGTTTACAAGAAAAATTCAGACAATTTCCGAAGGAACATCCAGAATAGATTCTATTATTAAACACATGCGCACCTTTTGGGAGAAGCCACACGTTTCTGAGGAAGAGACTGTTGATATGGTTGAGGGGGTGAACCGATCTTTATCCATGGTAAAAAGACAGGTGTATGATCATAGCATCGAATTAATAGAGAATCTTCCGAAAAATTCCATACACGTGTATGCAAATTACATACAATTTGAGCAGATTGTTGTGAACTTGATTGTTAATTCAATTTATTCTTTAGACAAAGTTCACAAGGAGAATAAAAGAATTAAATTGAATCTTTATCAAGACTCTAAGCATGGTGTTTTGGAGATTCATGATAATGGCACAGGTATAGAATCAAGCATTCGCGAGAAAATATATGATCCTTTATTTACAACCAAAGGAAATGAAAGTGGGAGTGGATTGGGGATGGCTATTGTGAAAACATTTATTGATAGATTTCAGGGCGAAATATCGGATTACAATAATGAAGATGGAGGAGCAAGCTTTATTTTGCGTTTTAAATTGAAGAATCCGGAGGCTAATTAA
- a CDS encoding sigma-54-dependent transcriptional regulator, with product MKILIVDDDISSGAAVAEFIEEQLAYSIHLCHNGEEAYNALKNEDFQMVISDLRMPGLSGLDLLKKIKLLPNGPEIEVVIMTGFGDMESSIEALRGGAYDYLLKPVNIEELAILIERVAEKIQLKEENKDLKENIKQTVSHGKKEAERIQYYETTIREITSVGKIGVFSDVMRGVVRMAEQFHEDRSVPVLIEGETGTGKEVVARLVHFGKSSDVTKPFISINCSAISPTLFESELFGYDEGAFTGASKEGKPGKLELAQGGTLFLDEIGEMPLDMQPKLLRVLQQREMYRVGGSKPIELDVRVIFATNRNLKEMVAEKTFRSDLYYRLNTGRLYIPPLRERKEAILSFSQIFLDQYSKKRNRKFRFISKDAKKILQDYEWPGNIRELKNTIERATLLFNDLELKTEHLRFLHADDNEFESGEQPIVLGRVVLPDDELRIEQLELEIVRKALKKFDDNKSKTAEYLGITRSALRSRMNKL from the coding sequence ATGAAAATTCTTATTGTTGATGATGATATTTCGAGTGGGGCTGCTGTTGCTGAGTTTATTGAAGAGCAGTTGGCCTATTCCATTCATCTTTGCCATAATGGGGAAGAAGCCTATAATGCATTGAAGAATGAAGATTTCCAAATGGTTATTTCAGATTTGAGAATGCCTGGACTTTCGGGACTTGATTTACTGAAAAAAATTAAGCTATTACCCAACGGTCCCGAAATTGAGGTTGTGATTATGACTGGTTTTGGGGATATGGAAAGTTCCATCGAAGCCCTGCGTGGTGGCGCATATGATTATCTGCTAAAACCTGTTAATATCGAAGAATTAGCTATTTTAATTGAGAGGGTAGCTGAGAAAATTCAATTGAAAGAGGAAAACAAAGATCTGAAAGAAAATATTAAGCAAACAGTTTCTCATGGCAAGAAAGAAGCAGAGCGAATTCAATATTACGAAACTACTATTCGTGAGATTACGAGTGTAGGGAAAATTGGTGTGTTTTCGGATGTTATGCGTGGTGTTGTTCGCATGGCAGAACAGTTTCATGAAGATCGTTCGGTACCCGTTTTAATTGAGGGGGAAACAGGAACAGGAAAAGAGGTTGTCGCACGTTTGGTTCACTTCGGAAAATCTAGTGATGTTACGAAACCATTTATTTCGATAAATTGTTCTGCTATTTCTCCAACACTTTTTGAAAGTGAATTATTTGGATATGACGAAGGTGCATTTACAGGAGCCAGTAAAGAGGGAAAACCCGGTAAATTAGAGTTGGCACAGGGAGGAACTTTGTTTTTGGATGAAATTGGAGAGATGCCATTGGATATGCAACCTAAATTGTTGCGTGTACTGCAACAGCGAGAAATGTATCGGGTAGGGGGAAGTAAACCCATTGAATTAGATGTTAGGGTGATTTTTGCAACCAATAGGAATTTGAAGGAAATGGTGGCCGAAAAGACATTTAGAAGCGATTTGTACTATCGCCTAAATACGGGTCGTTTGTATATTCCGCCTTTGCGGGAAAGAAAGGAAGCTATCTTGTCCTTTTCTCAAATATTTTTAGATCAGTATTCGAAAAAACGGAATCGAAAGTTTAGATTTATAAGTAAGGATGCAAAAAAAATATTACAGGATTATGAATGGCCGGGGAATATTCGGGAATTGAAAAATACCATTGAAAGGGCAACCCTTCTTTTTAACGATTTAGAATTAAAAACAGAGCACTTGAGATTTTTGCACGCGGATGATAATGAGTTTGAATCGGGAGAGCAGCCAATTGTTTTGGGACGCGTTGTTTTACCTGATGACGAATTACGAATTGAGCAATTGGAGCTGGAAATTGTTCGGAAAGCATTAAAGAAATTCGATGATAACAAATCAAAAACAGCAGAATATCTGGGGATTACCAGAAGTGCTCTACGTAGTCGAATGAATAAATTATAA
- a CDS encoding LUD domain-containing protein, with protein MLVIDSCDTSILPFYGIPFALKWMMFNLNLKGMEVRTDTQIKKINFRSDKKDLLESFLSNSNNIGNEALKVETDLFVKAANKKNIQFEFIRMKSCKLDRTSFDISNAKNALIEADFALADTGTLILDTQDPEVLLTVFLAEVLHVVVPASKILHSMDDFELIKGERAVVMGGGIASISVSSSDKGRKFSSKVLRTMVYVLEDL; from the coding sequence ATGTTGGTGATTGATTCTTGTGATACCTCTATTTTACCGTTTTATGGCATTCCTTTTGCTCTTAAATGGATGATGTTTAATTTAAATCTAAAAGGTATGGAAGTAAGGACTGATACGCAAATTAAAAAGATAAATTTCAGGAGTGATAAGAAGGACCTTTTGGAATCATTTTTATCGAATTCAAACAATATAGGCAACGAGGCTTTAAAAGTAGAGACCGATTTATTTGTTAAAGCTGCGAATAAGAAAAATATTCAGTTTGAATTTATTCGAATGAAAAGTTGTAAGCTGGATAGAACATCATTTGATATTAGTAATGCGAAAAACGCTTTAATCGAAGCTGATTTTGCTCTTGCTGATACCGGAACCCTAATCTTAGATACACAAGATCCTGAAGTTTTATTAACCGTTTTTTTGGCTGAAGTACTGCATGTTGTTGTACCTGCAAGTAAAATTCTACATTCAATGGATGATTTTGAATTAATAAAAGGAGAGCGTGCCGTTGTAATGGGAGGTGGTATTGCAAGTATATCAGTCTCTTCTTCGGATAAAGGACGTAAGTTTTCATCGAAAGTATTACGTACAATGGTTTATGTACTCGAAGATTTATAA